Proteins from a single region of Fundidesulfovibrio magnetotacticus:
- the rfbD gene encoding dTDP-4-dehydrorhamnose reductase, with protein MTPGRIAVLGGRTGLLGVPLARALEARGYEVEPLGRADFDPLSSEAAARFLDDYQPHWLVNAVAYTAVDKAEDEPAEAATLNKALPAMLGRLCQARSIGLFHFSTDFVFDGKKNTPYTEEDPTGPASVYGQTKLDGEKALTALGMQRLIIARVAWLFGPGKKNFVRTILNLAKEREELGVVHDQIGSPSYTPDLAEYAASLLQADANGLFHLANAGRASWCELAGEAVAAAGLTCRVRPITTADYPLKAARPAYSVLDTAKFTRATGVAPRPWLQALREYVYTELEADPH; from the coding sequence GTGACCCCCGGCCGCATCGCCGTGCTGGGCGGCCGCACCGGCCTCCTGGGCGTTCCCCTCGCCCGCGCCCTCGAAGCGCGCGGCTACGAGGTGGAACCCCTGGGCCGCGCCGACTTCGACCCCCTCTCCTCCGAGGCCGCCGCGCGCTTCCTCGACGACTACCAGCCCCACTGGCTGGTCAACGCCGTGGCCTACACCGCCGTGGACAAGGCCGAGGACGAGCCCGCCGAGGCCGCCACGCTCAACAAGGCGCTCCCCGCCATGCTGGGACGCCTCTGCCAGGCCCGCTCCATCGGGCTCTTCCACTTCAGCACCGACTTCGTCTTCGACGGCAAAAAGAACACCCCCTACACCGAAGAAGACCCCACCGGACCTGCCAGCGTCTACGGACAGACCAAGCTCGACGGCGAAAAGGCCCTTACCGCCCTGGGCATGCAGCGCCTCATCATCGCCCGCGTGGCCTGGCTCTTCGGACCCGGCAAGAAAAACTTCGTGCGCACCATCCTCAACCTCGCCAAAGAGCGCGAAGAGCTGGGCGTCGTCCACGACCAGATCGGCTCCCCCTCCTACACGCCGGACCTGGCCGAATACGCCGCGTCGCTCCTCCAGGCCGACGCCAACGGGCTCTTCCACCTGGCCAACGCCGGACGCGCCAGCTGGTGCGAACTGGCCGGCGAAGCCGTGGCCGCGGCGGGGCTCACCTGCCGCGTCCGGCCCATCACCACCGCCGACTACCCCCTCAAGGCCGCCCGCCCCGCCTACTCCGTCCTCGATACCGCGAAATTCACCCGCGCCACCGGCGTCGCGCCAAGGCCCTGGCTCCAGGCCCTGCGCGAATACGTCTACACCGAACTGGAAGCAGACCCCCACTAG
- the rfbB gene encoding dTDP-glucose 4,6-dehydratase, producing MRLLVTGGCGFIGANFVYMMLQKHSDVVIVNLDKLTYAGNRLSLAPLEKQHGGKRYHFVHGDIANAELVAHVLAHYQIEAVVNFAAESHVDRSITDATPFVTTNVLGTQVLLDTARRMEIPRFVHVSTDEVYGTLGPTGKFTEETPLAPNSPYSASKASADMLCRAFFETHGFPVAITRCSNNYGPYQFPEKLIPLMILKASRGESLPVYGDGLNVRDWIYVLDHCLGVELTLLKGKPGQAYNFGGNAEKPNIEVVKTILAALGKPESLITYVKDRPGHDRRYAMDYSLAQRELGFNPEYSFEQGIERTLAWYRDNQDWLESVQSGAYRAFMDTWYGERK from the coding sequence ATGCGGCTTCTCGTCACCGGCGGCTGCGGTTTCATCGGCGCCAATTTCGTCTACATGATGCTCCAGAAGCACTCCGACGTGGTCATCGTCAACCTCGACAAGCTGACCTACGCCGGGAACAGGCTCTCCCTGGCCCCCCTGGAGAAACAACACGGCGGCAAACGCTACCACTTCGTCCACGGCGACATCGCCAACGCCGAGCTGGTGGCCCACGTGCTGGCCCACTACCAGATCGAGGCCGTGGTCAACTTCGCGGCCGAATCCCACGTGGACCGCTCCATCACCGACGCCACGCCCTTCGTGACCACCAACGTCCTGGGCACGCAGGTGCTCCTGGACACGGCGCGCCGCATGGAGATCCCCCGCTTCGTCCACGTCTCCACCGACGAGGTGTACGGAACGCTCGGGCCCACCGGCAAGTTCACCGAAGAGACGCCCCTGGCCCCCAACAGCCCCTACTCCGCCTCCAAAGCCTCGGCCGACATGCTCTGCCGCGCCTTCTTCGAGACCCACGGCTTCCCCGTGGCCATCACCCGCTGCTCCAACAACTACGGGCCCTACCAGTTCCCCGAGAAGCTCATCCCGCTCATGATCCTCAAGGCCTCGCGCGGAGAATCCCTCCCCGTCTACGGCGACGGGCTCAACGTGCGCGACTGGATCTACGTGCTGGACCACTGCCTCGGCGTGGAGCTCACCCTGCTCAAGGGTAAGCCCGGGCAGGCCTACAACTTCGGCGGCAACGCCGAGAAGCCCAACATCGAGGTGGTCAAGACCATCCTCGCCGCCCTTGGCAAGCCCGAAAGCCTCATCACCTACGTGAAGGACCGCCCCGGGCACGACCGCCGCTACGCCATGGACTACTCCCTGGCCCAGCGCGAACTGGGCTTCAACCCCGAGTACTCCTTCGAGCAGGGCATCGAACGCACCCTGGCCTGGTACCGCGACAACCAGGACTGGCTCGAAAGCGTCCAGTCCGGCGCCTACCGCGCCTTCATGGACACCTGGTACGGAGAACGCAAGTGA
- a CDS encoding tRNA (cytidine(34)-2'-O)-methyltransferase produces MQLVLYTPEIPQNTGSVARLCAATNTPLHLVEPLGFKLTDRYLKRAGLDYWPHVKLSVWPHWEACLEGVRPGRLVFTSSGNRGIQGQDYHRFAFGPDDAIVLGPESKGLPDALLEGREHLVRIPIWGCVRSLNLANAASVLLYEALRATGGLPE; encoded by the coding sequence ATCCAGCTCGTCCTCTACACTCCGGAAATTCCCCAGAACACGGGTTCGGTGGCCAGGCTCTGCGCCGCCACCAACACGCCCCTGCATCTGGTGGAGCCCCTGGGCTTCAAACTCACCGACCGCTACCTCAAGCGCGCGGGCCTGGACTACTGGCCCCACGTGAAGCTCTCGGTCTGGCCCCACTGGGAGGCCTGCCTGGAGGGCGTGCGCCCCGGGCGGCTGGTGTTCACCTCCTCCGGCAACCGGGGCATCCAGGGGCAGGACTATCACCGCTTCGCCTTCGGCCCGGACGACGCCATCGTGCTTGGCCCCGAAAGCAAGGGCCTGCCCGACGCGCTGCTGGAGGGGCGGGAGCACCTGGTGCGCATCCCCATCTGGGGCTGCGTGCGCTCGCTCAACCTGGCCAACGCGGCCTCGGTGCTGCTCTACGAGGCCCTGCGCGCCACGGGCGGCCTGCCGGAGTGA
- a CDS encoding methyl-accepting chemotaxis protein: MSFGASILSRGIVLGAALPALTMGAFALSRGLLGLDGTSLWIVSLVVSVLAGCALAWGLLGGAARELGDLAGALADVAAGRYNTALPEGGCAEARAVREPALALVDRLKLTLGNWKGLTEAVLIPYALVDKTGNLTLCNQRCLDMLERPGTPGGHVGMFFSEFFYNDKARKALIVEIMEKNQGVVRDVEFKNLKGNTRFIQAALSPLHDLDGNVSGGMCMYLDYTELRRKEAEITTQSQSILKAVEMVESISGTLAQTAHELSTQVETASRGAQLQSRRSEETASAMEEMAASVLEVARSAGQASGRAEEAQTTAREGAAVVERAVAAIRQVDELTAALKTSMDGLSEGAGAIGRIMGVISDIADQTNLLALNAAIEAARAGEAGRGFAVVADEVRKLAEKTMQATKEVADVVGSIQSGVQESQGRTGKASQAVEQATALAGESGRTLTRIVELVVSTSDQVRAIASAAEQQSAASNEIAHAVEDVRRVSQETAQEMGGAARSLEELSGLARKLDGAVHALTA, from the coding sequence ATGAGCTTCGGAGCTTCCATCCTCTCCCGAGGGATCGTCCTTGGAGCAGCCCTTCCGGCCCTGACCATGGGGGCCTTCGCCTTGTCCCGAGGCCTTCTGGGCCTCGACGGAACCTCTTTGTGGATCGTCTCCCTGGTGGTCTCGGTCCTGGCGGGATGCGCCCTGGCCTGGGGGCTCCTGGGCGGCGCGGCGCGCGAACTGGGCGATCTGGCCGGGGCCCTGGCCGACGTGGCCGCCGGGCGCTACAACACCGCCCTGCCGGAAGGCGGCTGCGCCGAGGCCCGGGCCGTGCGCGAACCAGCCCTTGCCCTGGTGGACCGGCTCAAGCTCACGCTGGGCAACTGGAAAGGCCTCACCGAGGCCGTGCTCATCCCCTACGCCCTGGTGGACAAAACCGGCAACCTGACCCTGTGCAACCAGCGCTGCCTGGACATGCTGGAACGGCCGGGCACTCCCGGGGGGCACGTGGGCATGTTCTTCTCGGAGTTCTTCTACAACGACAAGGCGCGCAAGGCCCTCATCGTGGAGATCATGGAGAAGAACCAGGGCGTGGTGCGCGACGTGGAATTCAAGAACCTCAAGGGCAACACGCGCTTCATACAGGCCGCGCTCTCGCCCCTGCACGACCTCGACGGCAACGTGAGCGGCGGCATGTGCATGTACCTCGACTACACCGAACTGCGCCGCAAGGAAGCCGAGATCACCACCCAGAGCCAGAGCATCCTCAAGGCCGTGGAGATGGTGGAATCCATCTCCGGCACCCTGGCCCAGACGGCCCACGAGCTCTCCACCCAGGTGGAAACGGCCAGCCGGGGCGCGCAGCTCCAGAGCAGGCGCAGCGAGGAGACCGCCAGCGCCATGGAGGAAATGGCCGCCTCCGTGCTGGAAGTGGCCCGCAGCGCCGGGCAGGCCAGCGGGCGCGCCGAGGAGGCCCAGACCACGGCCCGCGAGGGCGCGGCCGTGGTGGAGCGCGCCGTGGCGGCCATACGCCAGGTGGACGAGCTGACCGCCGCCCTGAAGACCAGCATGGACGGCCTCTCCGAGGGCGCCGGGGCCATCGGGCGCATCATGGGCGTGATTTCCGACATCGCCGACCAGACCAACCTGCTGGCGCTCAACGCCGCCATCGAGGCCGCCCGCGCGGGCGAGGCCGGGCGGGGCTTCGCGGTCGTGGCCGACGAGGTGCGCAAGCTGGCCGAGAAGACCATGCAGGCCACCAAGGAAGTGGCCGACGTGGTGGGCTCCATCCAGTCGGGCGTGCAGGAAAGCCAGGGCCGCACCGGAAAGGCCAGCCAGGCCGTGGAGCAGGCCACCGCCCTGGCCGGGGAGTCGGGCCGGACGCTCACGCGCATCGTGGAGTTGGTGGTGAGCACCTCCGACCAGGTGCGGGCCATCGCCTCGGCGGCGGAGCAGCAGTCGGCCGCCAGCAACGAGATCGCCCACGCCGTGGAGGACGTGCGCCGCGTCTCCCAGGAGACGGCTCAGGAGATGGGCGGCGCTGCCCGCAGCCTGGAGGAGCTCTCGGGCCTGGCCCGCAAGCTCGACGGGGCCGTGCACGCGCTCACGGCCTAG
- a CDS encoding MEDS domain-containing protein yields MHESRTISLGFTGQRFPQGAHVCQIYGDDQERQDAILSFLLTGLQAGERSACFSEALKEDLAAEYLGRHGIDLDEARAGGMLLLSGTREVYFHEGRFEPERMVGLLEAFHDDAGVRGFSGARVIGEMLPEVQALPGGSRLIEYEAMVNQMLRRHPVTAVCQYDARAFDGATILEVLKVHPYMIVRGEVVGNPFFTPPEDFLRQTGH; encoded by the coding sequence GTGCACGAATCAAGGACCATTTCTCTGGGATTCACGGGGCAGCGGTTTCCGCAAGGGGCTCACGTCTGCCAGATCTACGGCGACGACCAGGAGCGTCAGGACGCCATTTTGTCCTTTCTCCTGACCGGCCTGCAGGCAGGCGAACGCTCGGCCTGCTTCTCCGAGGCGCTCAAGGAGGACTTGGCCGCCGAGTATCTGGGGAGACACGGTATCGACCTGGATGAGGCCAGGGCCGGGGGCATGCTGCTGCTCTCGGGCACCCGCGAGGTCTACTTCCATGAGGGCCGCTTCGAGCCCGAGCGCATGGTGGGGCTCCTGGAGGCCTTCCACGACGATGCCGGGGTGCGGGGCTTCTCCGGCGCCCGGGTCATAGGCGAGATGCTCCCCGAGGTGCAGGCTTTGCCGGGCGGCTCGCGGCTCATCGAGTACGAGGCCATGGTGAACCAGATGCTGCGCCGCCACCCGGTGACGGCGGTGTGCCAGTACGACGCCCGCGCTTTCGACGGGGCGACCATCCTGGAAGTGCTCAAGGTTCATCCCTACATGATCGTGCGGGGCGAAGTGGTGGGCAACCCGTTCTTCACTCCGCCGGAGGACTTCCTGCGCCAGACAGGGCACTAG